From Arcticibacter tournemirensis, one genomic window encodes:
- a CDS encoding RagB/SusD family nutrient uptake outer membrane protein has protein sequence MKFKTYCALTLMAGLAIVLTLNSCTKLDEKPYDIIISSNFLQTREDVIRDFLRSFEHGYWSIGSTFVAQENSADQLITPNREGDWYDGGIYQRAHYHTWIPTDSYTSDMWNALYQGIDLATNSLEDIQAIDPAKFNMTEAEKADFLAELRVHRAWFYLRLLDLYRNIEIITKVKGENTGTTQSTPEESFSFIEKELKESIDGLPTKESLGENAVGRWTKGAAMSLLARLYLNAKVYIGQDKFSECAAVCQDIIDGKYGNYAIEDRWDAPFDYNNANSSETVFAFPSSQGYTHWHYTDDMYWRFYEANTFKYFDFTEFGANNPKWSLAPGRNVDGNELPQALGKPFLKFSKYPDDVRLKKYKNLGNSQREGMFLFGYLPYTEDGVVKNVQTTKGYTLYMRDAVGMFTNLPPDEVPADKESNMDHADHNSGFRLVKYPIYPSDDKNAIMSAYAEIRLAEIYYSLAECKYRAGDKPGAAALLNSVRKRYYPSGSASLYKTDGSDLNDQEVIDEWGREFIGEGRRRTDLIRWGVFNAGNWWDKQPDAGNYTLIFPIGRRVLNINPQLNQNPGY, from the coding sequence ATGAAATTCAAGACATATTGTGCATTGACATTAATGGCGGGCCTGGCAATTGTGCTGACGCTAAATAGCTGCACCAAGCTGGACGAGAAGCCATACGACATCATTATATCATCAAATTTTTTACAGACGCGCGAGGATGTTATAAGAGACTTTCTGCGGTCATTTGAACATGGATACTGGAGCATAGGAAGCACTTTTGTTGCTCAGGAGAATTCGGCCGATCAACTGATTACTCCCAACAGGGAGGGGGACTGGTATGACGGCGGTATCTACCAGCGCGCTCATTATCATACCTGGATTCCTACAGACTCATATACTTCGGATATGTGGAATGCTCTTTATCAGGGAATAGATCTTGCTACCAATTCACTTGAGGACATTCAGGCAATTGATCCTGCAAAATTTAATATGACGGAAGCTGAAAAGGCTGATTTTCTTGCTGAGCTCCGCGTGCACCGGGCCTGGTTTTATTTAAGGCTTCTTGATTTATACAGAAACATTGAAATTATTACCAAAGTTAAAGGGGAGAATACCGGCACAACACAGTCTACGCCGGAAGAAAGCTTTAGTTTTATTGAAAAGGAGCTGAAGGAGTCGATAGATGGATTGCCAACAAAAGAAAGCCTTGGAGAGAACGCTGTAGGACGCTGGACAAAGGGTGCTGCCATGTCATTGTTAGCGCGTCTTTATCTGAATGCGAAAGTATATATAGGACAGGACAAATTTTCTGAATGCGCCGCTGTTTGCCAGGATATTATCGACGGAAAGTATGGTAATTATGCTATTGAAGACCGGTGGGATGCTCCCTTTGATTATAATAATGCCAACTCATCTGAAACTGTTTTTGCATTCCCTTCTTCACAGGGTTATACGCACTGGCACTATACGGACGATATGTACTGGCGGTTTTATGAGGCCAATACTTTCAAATATTTCGATTTTACTGAATTCGGGGCGAATAACCCTAAGTGGTCGCTGGCACCGGGCAGGAACGTGGATGGGAACGAGCTCCCCCAGGCCCTTGGTAAGCCGTTCTTGAAATTTTCAAAATACCCGGATGATGTAAGGCTGAAGAAATACAAAAATCTCGGAAATTCACAACGGGAAGGGATGTTCCTTTTCGGCTACCTTCCTTACACCGAAGACGGGGTGGTGAAAAATGTACAGACTACAAAGGGGTATACACTTTATATGAGGGATGCTGTTGGTATGTTTACGAATTTGCCGCCCGACGAAGTACCAGCGGATAAGGAATCGAATATGGATCATGCCGATCATAATTCCGGTTTCAGACTGGTTAAATATCCCATATATCCATCTGATGACAAAAATGCGATCATGTCAGCATATGCTGAGATACGGTTGGCTGAGATCTATTATTCTCTTGCCGAATGTAAATACAGGGCCGGTGATAAGCCGGGCGCGGCTGCTTTGCTGAACAGCGTGAGAAAACGTTATTATCCTTCAGGATCTGCCAGTCTTTACAAGACGGACGGAAGCGATCTGAACGACCAGGAAGTGATTGATGAATGGGGCCGCGAATTTATCGGGGAAGGCAGGAGAAGGACAGATCTCATCCGCTGGGGCGTTTTTAATGCAGGGAACTGGTGGGACAAACAACCCGATGCCGGTAACTATACCCTTATTTTCCCTATAGGGAGGAGGGTGCTCAATATTAATCCTCAGCTAAATCAGAATCCGGGTTACTAA
- a CDS encoding SusC/RagA family TonB-linked outer membrane protein, protein MYKIFAAISCRRDYYGLLSRYLLPMKLSLIIILAAFLQTYGKGYAQRVNIKVENAQLLTVFDQLREQTGFDFIYNFDLVRKAKPVSLDFHNAPLGEVLDQCLSREALTYRIENATVIIKKAEKKDVPSLRIAFPPVNISGKITDEKGAPLPGVTIRVKSGATTAVSDVEGNYKITVPENNAVLVFSFIGFASQEVSVAGKQIINLSLRPQTSGLEEVVVVGYGTLREKEISSAITHISGDELLTTGGNQPLMSLQGKVAGLTITNTATANPNSTAAIQLRGVSSRLNDGLGPLYVIDGVPNGNVDNINQNDIASIDVLKGGAASAIYGTQGSNGVILITTKKGSAEPQTTYSDYFAFDIPNNQLRPLSAEEFLAHGRGADKGARTDWMSAMSRDYAFSHRHYLSVSGGNSKTNYYVSGDYRNANGIDYRSTKEDYGVRANITHTPASNLYTINFRIAPRYLKSNNSEEGWAQGLTLNPTQPIMDPDNPNRYYYVTEGLIDMYNPVEAARTVLSGQTGKYLDWSGSFKLNILNNWDTQVMLSENNTNFFGFGFTPSTNTGAIQNNDSRNSASRNYDVKDWKSFEWTTNYSFNYKKHFAKFLGGYSYFYYNSQGLSGGNSEFPTDVFTYNNLGTGLYNRELGRDDVHSYQNDSRLIAFFGRLNYNFNDEVFFAASLRHEGSSKFGLNHKWGNFPALSLAWDLSRRPFVEQFDWIDNLKLRGDYGVTGNQNFGNYLSLDTYAAYGYYKYNGNYYQVYGPSQNTNYELHWEKAINYNIGLDFSILKRTVSGSINYYIRKNQDLLGNYDVPVPPNVQGTIYANVGSMRNTGLELQLTGAIIRRDKLKYEISFAGATLQNKFLSFSNQIYHGQKFADGAGLPSPGSPGEIQRLEEGRRIGSFYMLKSAGNDSFGRLLVYNKDGEIISGNLGTDNDKQFVGNGLPKFSGSLGNTLTYKNWDLSVYLRGMLGYKIFNTTAYYIGTPATSSGNVLESAYDGGKYSKLTSNSTLNTPSDYFLEPGGFIKLDNVTLGYTYHSRMKYLKSARLYFTGRNIATFTKYTGGDPETVSVNGLWPGVNTYRGFYPTTMQLLAGVQVSF, encoded by the coding sequence ATGTATAAAATATTTGCTGCAATTTCTTGCAGAAGGGACTATTATGGTCTTTTATCCAGGTACTTATTGCCGATGAAACTTTCCCTGATAATAATTTTAGCCGCTTTTTTGCAAACCTATGGGAAGGGGTACGCCCAGCGCGTCAATATTAAAGTGGAGAATGCTCAGTTACTGACGGTTTTCGATCAGTTACGTGAGCAAACCGGATTTGATTTTATTTATAATTTTGATCTGGTCAGGAAGGCAAAGCCTGTCAGCCTGGACTTTCATAACGCACCCCTTGGAGAAGTGCTGGATCAGTGCTTATCTCGCGAGGCATTGACCTACCGGATAGAGAACGCAACGGTCATTATTAAGAAGGCGGAAAAAAAAGACGTGCCTTCCCTTCGGATCGCCTTCCCTCCGGTAAACATTTCCGGGAAAATAACGGACGAGAAGGGGGCGCCTTTACCTGGAGTTACTATCCGCGTGAAAAGCGGAGCCACAACTGCCGTGTCGGACGTTGAGGGTAATTACAAAATCACGGTTCCTGAAAATAATGCGGTTCTCGTATTCAGTTTTATAGGGTTTGCTTCGCAGGAGGTATCTGTGGCCGGGAAGCAAATTATTAACTTATCGCTAAGGCCCCAAACAAGTGGGCTGGAAGAAGTGGTAGTAGTCGGCTATGGTACTTTGAGAGAAAAGGAAATCAGCAGCGCCATTACACATATCTCCGGCGACGAACTGTTAACGACAGGCGGCAATCAGCCCTTAATGTCACTTCAGGGAAAGGTTGCTGGTCTGACTATTACAAATACCGCAACCGCTAATCCGAACTCTACGGCAGCTATTCAACTAAGAGGGGTATCCTCAAGATTGAATGATGGACTTGGTCCCTTATATGTGATTGATGGTGTTCCGAACGGGAATGTCGATAACATTAACCAGAACGATATTGCTTCGATCGACGTGCTCAAAGGAGGAGCCGCTTCCGCTATTTATGGAACGCAGGGAAGTAATGGCGTGATTCTGATAACCACGAAGAAAGGATCTGCTGAGCCCCAAACCACTTACAGCGATTACTTTGCCTTCGATATTCCCAATAATCAGCTTCGTCCGCTCTCTGCTGAAGAATTTCTGGCACATGGGAGGGGAGCTGACAAGGGGGCCAGAACAGACTGGATGTCGGCAATGAGCCGGGATTACGCTTTTTCTCACCGGCATTATCTGTCTGTTTCTGGCGGAAATTCAAAAACGAATTACTATGTGTCAGGTGATTATAGAAATGCAAACGGTATAGATTACAGATCGACCAAGGAGGACTATGGCGTTAGGGCCAATATAACCCATACTCCGGCAAGTAATTTATATACGATCAACTTCAGAATTGCTCCGCGGTATCTTAAATCAAATAATTCTGAAGAGGGCTGGGCCCAGGGACTCACGCTTAATCCTACTCAGCCGATTATGGACCCTGATAATCCCAATAGGTATTATTACGTAACCGAGGGTTTGATCGACATGTATAATCCCGTTGAAGCTGCGAGGACTGTTCTTTCCGGGCAGACCGGTAAGTACCTGGACTGGAGCGGCTCGTTCAAGTTGAATATACTCAATAATTGGGATACACAGGTGATGTTAAGCGAGAATAATACAAATTTTTTTGGTTTTGGCTTTACTCCCTCTACGAATACGGGCGCTATTCAGAACAATGACAGCCGCAATTCTGCTTCCAGGAATTATGATGTAAAAGACTGGAAAAGTTTCGAATGGACAACCAATTATTCTTTTAACTATAAAAAGCACTTTGCTAAATTTTTGGGTGGCTATTCCTATTTCTATTACAATAGCCAGGGTTTATCAGGTGGCAACTCGGAATTCCCTACCGATGTTTTTACCTATAACAATCTGGGTACCGGTCTTTATAACCGGGAACTGGGCCGGGATGATGTTCACAGTTATCAGAACGACTCAAGGTTGATTGCGTTTTTCGGACGGCTAAATTATAACTTCAACGACGAGGTCTTTTTTGCCGCCAGTCTGCGCCACGAAGGTTCGTCGAAATTCGGACTGAATCATAAATGGGGCAATTTTCCGGCTCTGTCGTTAGCCTGGGATTTGAGCCGGCGCCCTTTTGTTGAACAATTTGACTGGATTGATAATCTGAAATTGAGAGGGGATTACGGAGTAACAGGGAACCAGAATTTCGGCAATTATCTTTCCCTCGATACTTATGCCGCATATGGCTATTATAAGTATAACGGGAACTATTACCAGGTTTACGGACCCAGTCAGAACACCAATTACGAACTCCATTGGGAAAAAGCGATCAACTATAATATCGGTCTTGACTTTTCCATCCTGAAAAGGACGGTCAGCGGAAGTATTAATTACTATATAAGAAAGAACCAGGATCTGCTTGGGAATTATGATGTCCCTGTGCCGCCAAACGTTCAGGGAACTATCTATGCTAATGTGGGCTCTATGAGAAACACCGGCCTGGAGCTGCAGTTAACAGGGGCCATCATAAGGAGAGATAAACTGAAGTACGAGATTTCCTTTGCTGGTGCGACTTTACAGAACAAGTTCCTTTCCTTCTCTAACCAGATCTATCACGGACAAAAGTTTGCAGATGGAGCCGGCTTACCGTCTCCTGGTAGTCCTGGCGAAATTCAGCGTTTAGAGGAGGGAAGAAGGATTGGCAGCTTTTACATGTTGAAGTCGGCCGGCAATGATTCCTTTGGCAGGTTACTGGTGTACAACAAGGATGGTGAAATTATTTCAGGCAATCTCGGGACTGACAACGATAAGCAGTTTGTTGGTAATGGGCTGCCTAAATTCAGTGGTAGTCTCGGCAATACGCTTACATATAAGAACTGGGACCTTTCTGTATATCTGAGAGGGATGCTTGGTTATAAGATCTTTAACACGACGGCTTATTATATCGGAACTCCGGCAACCAGCTCAGGAAATGTATTGGAATCAGCGTATGACGGAGGAAAATATTCCAAACTGACCAGTAATTCTACGCTCAATACTCCTTCAGACTATTTCCTTGAACCCGGTGGTTTTATAAAGCTTGACAACGTTACTTTAGGTTACACCTACCACAGTCGGATGAAGTATCTCAAATCAGCGAGGCTGTATTTCACGGGAAGGAATATCGCAACCTTCACGAAGTATACAGGCGGAGACCCGGAAACGGTGTCTGTAAACGGCTTATGGCCAGGTGTTAACACTTACAGAGGCTTTTATCCTACCACTATGCAACTGCTTGCAGGAGTACAGGTTAGTTTTTAA
- a CDS encoding FecR family protein, with protein MDNEQVDKRYLDLAEKWMTGKITPEEEAEFAAWYNAGQDKPVTVSSEFASDERSQKERMLATVDWTGSEKRGLIVRLKSWPFRRVAASVALILSLCILLLILRKDPGTVQTADNDIAPGENKAVLTLSNGKKILLDDSADGEIAKQSGIKITKKTNGELVYTVVDPASRGITAGQTNVIETPKGGQYQINLPDNTKIWLNAGSSLRYPVAFTGKERKVVLTGEAYFEVAPDKTKPFIVESDQIEIKVLGTHFNVMAYDDEETMNTTLLEGSVLIRNRYGKQLLMPGQQASIDKKNDQIIVSQANIKANVAWKNGYFYFHDEDIRSVMMRVARWYDVEVVYQGDVKSPPFGGTFSRYKKLSQLLAYLHEAGDLKFKQEGRRVTVMN; from the coding sequence ATGGACAACGAACAAGTTGACAAGCGTTATCTGGATCTAGCAGAGAAATGGATGACAGGTAAAATCACTCCTGAAGAGGAGGCTGAGTTTGCCGCATGGTACAATGCCGGTCAGGATAAACCCGTTACCGTCAGTAGTGAATTTGCCAGTGACGAAAGGTCGCAAAAAGAAAGGATGCTTGCAACCGTTGACTGGACCGGTTCAGAAAAAAGAGGGTTGATCGTAAGGTTGAAATCATGGCCCTTCCGGAGGGTCGCAGCCTCTGTTGCTCTTATTTTGTCCCTTTGTATTCTGCTGTTGATCCTCCGGAAAGATCCGGGAACTGTTCAGACAGCTGATAATGATATTGCACCGGGAGAAAATAAAGCTGTTCTTACGCTATCCAATGGAAAAAAGATCCTGCTGGATGATTCGGCCGATGGGGAAATTGCTAAACAGTCGGGCATAAAAATCACGAAAAAGACTAACGGTGAACTGGTTTATACCGTGGTGGATCCCGCTAGCCGGGGAATCACTGCAGGGCAAACTAATGTCATAGAAACACCTAAGGGAGGTCAATATCAGATAAATCTTCCTGATAATACAAAGATCTGGCTTAATGCCGGATCATCATTAAGGTATCCGGTTGCTTTTACTGGAAAGGAAAGAAAAGTTGTGTTAACCGGGGAAGCTTATTTTGAAGTTGCACCCGATAAAACAAAGCCTTTTATCGTTGAATCCGATCAAATCGAGATTAAGGTGCTGGGAACTCATTTCAACGTGATGGCTTATGACGATGAGGAAACAATGAATACTACCTTACTGGAAGGATCGGTGCTTATCAGAAACCGCTATGGAAAACAGCTTTTGATGCCGGGGCAACAGGCCAGTATAGATAAAAAGAACGATCAAATAATCGTTTCTCAGGCAAATATAAAAGCTAATGTTGCATGGAAAAATGGTTATTTCTATTTCCACGATGAGGATATTAGAAGTGTGATGATGAGAGTAGCCAGATGGTATGATGTGGAGGTGGTTTACCAGGGGGATGTAAAATCGCCGCCTTTCGGCGGTACGTTTTCGCGGTATAAAAAGCTCTCGCAGTTGCTGGCATACTTACATGAAGCGGGGGATCTGAAATTTAAACAGGAAGGAAGGAGGGTAACTGTTATGAACTAA
- a CDS encoding RNA polymerase sigma-70 factor, translating to MPLYMPSNWTDEKLLELTREDNRAAFTELYERYWKKLFVIAANKLKDIAVAEELTQDILADVWQRRDTIRITTTFSAYLAVAMKYKVIDYLARQSHRNRYEEYMLTNGTKYDDSTENWLSFEELRGRLEKLVNALPEKCRLIYQLSREQGYSNKRIAAEQSISEKTVEAHLTRALKILRSKLSSFLFSLFF from the coding sequence ATGCCTCTTTACATGCCGAGCAACTGGACGGATGAGAAGTTGTTGGAACTTACCAGGGAAGACAATCGGGCTGCATTTACAGAGCTTTACGAACGTTACTGGAAGAAATTATTCGTTATAGCGGCAAACAAGTTAAAAGATATAGCTGTTGCGGAGGAGTTGACGCAGGACATACTGGCAGATGTATGGCAACGCAGAGATACTATCCGGATCACAACTACCTTTAGTGCTTATCTTGCTGTCGCCATGAAATATAAGGTGATCGATTACCTTGCCCGACAGAGTCACCGGAACCGTTATGAGGAATATATGCTGACCAACGGCACTAAATATGATGATTCAACCGAAAACTGGCTGAGTTTTGAGGAATTGCGGGGAAGGCTGGAGAAGCTTGTAAATGCTCTTCCTGAAAAGTGCAGGTTGATCTACCAGCTAAGCCGTGAGCAGGGATACAGCAACAAGCGAATTGCAGCAGAACAGAGCATTTCTGAGAAAACAGTGGAAGCCCATCTTACACGCGCCTTGAAAATCCTCAGGAGCAAGTTAAGCTCATTTCTTTTCTCTCTTTTTTTTTAA